The Cervus canadensis isolate Bull #8, Minnesota chromosome 29, ASM1932006v1, whole genome shotgun sequence genome includes a window with the following:
- the LOC122431031 gene encoding olfactory receptor 8B3-like: MAPGNDSFMTQFILAGLTDQSVLQLPLFLLFLVMYMVTVMGNLSLIILIGLSSHLHTPMYFLLFNLSFIDLCYSSVFTPKMLINIISEKKIISYMGCMTQLYFLCFFGISESYVLTSMAYDRYVAICNPLLYNIAMSPKVCFSLMFGSYLMAFFEATTLIGCMVRLIFCDANTINHYLCDIYPLLQLSCTGTYIIELEVIIVSGINITVPSLTIFISYGLILTNILHIKSTEGRSKAFSTCSSHIIAVSLFFGSSAFVYLKPSSVSADDGKISSVFYTNVISMMNPLIYSLRNKDVKLALRKTLRVAEF, encoded by the coding sequence ATGGCTCCAGGGAATGACTCTTTCATGACTCAGTTCATTTTAGCGGGGTTAACAGACCAATCAGTTCTTCAACTCCCCCTGTTTCTCCTGTTTCTAGTAATGTATATGGTCACTGTGATGGGAAATTTGAGCTTGATCATCCTAATTGGGCTGAGTTCACACCTGCACACACCTATGTACTTTTTACTCTTTAATTTGTCCTTCATAGATCTCTGCTATTCTTCTGTTTTTACACCTAAAATGCTGATCAACATCATATCAGAGAAGAAGATTATCTCCTACATGGGGTGCATGACCCAGctttactttttgtgtttttttggtatTTCTGAAAGTTATGTGCTGACATCAATGGCCTATgatcgctatgtggccatctgtaaccCACTATTGTATAACATTGCCATGTCGCCTAAAGTATGTTTCAGCCTTATGTTTGGTTCCTACTTGATGGCATTTTTTGAGGCAACAACCCTCATTGGATGCATGGTGAGACTGATCTTCTGTGATGCAAACACCATCAACCATTATTTGTGTGACATCTACCCTCTGCTCCAGCTCTCCTGCACGGGTACCTACATCATTGAACTGGAAGTTATCATTGTGTCAGGCATCAATATCACTGTGCCCAGTCTCACCATCTTCATCTCTTATGGCCTCATCCTCACCAACATCCTCCACATCAAGTCCACAGAGGGCAGGTCCAAAGCCTTCAGCACCTGCAGTTCCCACATCATTGCTGTTTCTCTGTTCTTTGGATCAAGTGCATTTGTGTATCTCAAACCATCTTCTGTGTCTGCGGATGATGGAAAAATATCCTCTGTCTTTTACACCAATGTGATTTCCATGATGAATCCCTTAATATACAGCTTGAGGAACAAAGATGTTAAACTTGCTTTGAGAAAAACTCTACGTGTGGCAGAGTTTTGA
- the LOC122431002 gene encoding olfactory receptor 8B3-like, whose protein sequence is MALGNGSFMTQFILMGLTDQPDLQLPLFFLFLAMYVVTVMGNLGLIILIGLSSHLHTPMYFFLFNLSFVDLCYSSVFTPKMLINIISKKKIISYMGCMTQLYFFSFFGISECYVLTSMAYDRYVAICDPLLYNAAMSPKVCSSLMLGSYLMAVLDATTLITCMLRLTFCDANTINHYLCDIHPLLQLSCTSTHIIELEVFIVGGINIIVPSLTIFVSYGLILTSIFHIKSTEGRSKAFSTCSSHIIAVSLFFGSSAFMYLRPSSVSVDDGKISSVFYTNVIPMMNPLIYSLRNKDVKLALRKTLRMRKF, encoded by the coding sequence ATGGCTCTGGGGAATGGTTCTTTCATGACTCAGTTTATTTTGATGGGATTGACAGACCAACCAGATCTCCAGCTCCcgctcttcttcctctttctagcAATGTATGTGGTCACTGTGATGGGAAATTTGGGCTTGATCATCCTTATTGGGCTGAGTTCACACCtacacacccccatgtactttttcctctttaactTGTCCTTCGTAGATCTCTGTTATTCTTCTGTGTTTACACCCAAAATGCTGATTAACATCATATCAAAGAAGAAGATTATCTCTTACATGGGGTGCATGACCCAGCtttactttttcagtttttttggtaTTTCTGAATGCTATGTGCTGACGtcaatggcctatgaccgctatgtggccatctgtgaTCCACTCTTGTATAATGCTGCCATGTCCCCTAAAGTGTGTTCCAGCCTTATGCTTGGTTCATACTTGATGGCAGTTTTGGATGCCACGACCCTTATTACATGCATGCTGAGACTGACCTTCTGTGATGCAAACACCATCAACCATTATTTGTGTGACATCCACCCTCTGCTCCAGCTCTCATGCACAAGTACCCACATCATTGAACTGGAAGTGTTCATTGTGGGAGGCATCAACATCATTGTGCCCAGTCTCACCATCTTTGTCTCTTACGGTCTCATCCTCACCAGCATCTTCCACATCAAGTCCACAGAGGGCAGGTCCAAAGCCTTCAGCACCTGCAGTTCCCACATCATTGCTGTCTCTCTGTTCTTTGGATCAAGTGCATTTATGTATCTCAGACCATCTTCTGTGTCTGTGGATGATGGGAAAATATCCTCTGTCTTTTATACCAATGTGATTCCCATGATGAATCCCTTAATTTACAGCTTGAGGAACAAAGATGTTAAGCTTGCTCTGAGAAAAACTTTGAGGATGAGAAAGTTTTGA